From Spiroplasma eriocheiris, the proteins below share one genomic window:
- a CDS encoding N(4)-(beta-N-acetylglucosaminyl)-L-asparaginase, translated as MKWGVIATWRMAYEGINTAVDLFNKNATAGDILETIIKAVEDYPYYKSVGYGGLPNENGEVELDAAFMNGDNLAIGAVAGIKDFKNPISIAKYLAEHERHNILLVSSGAEAYAHKNGFQRKNMLTDRAKLMYNNKVAELSAAKLKAYDGHDTVGAIVLDNQGSMAAGTSTSGLFMKKPGRVGDSPLSGSGFYVDSTVGGASATGLGEDIMKGCLSYEVVRQMGMLPNKSVQEIIDVVLFNFHQKLKARFGEVGGISLIAMRNNGEWGVASNVEFSFVVATTNKQPQIYVANPNADFTKTNYDFATKEWLDNYEKRIKSPLK; from the coding sequence ATGAAATGAGGCGTTATTGCCACCTGGCGTATGGCTTATGAAGGGATTAACACAGCAGTTGATTTGTTTAATAAAAATGCCACCGCGGGGGATATTTTAGAAACAATTATTAAAGCAGTTGAAGATTATCCTTACTATAAATCGGTTGGTTATGGAGGATTACCAAATGAAAATGGAGAAGTTGAATTAGATGCTGCTTTTATGAATGGTGATAATTTGGCAATCGGTGCAGTTGCGGGGATTAAAGATTTTAAAAACCCAATTAGTATTGCCAAATATCTGGCGGAACATGAACGCCATAATATACTGTTAGTTAGTAGTGGCGCTGAAGCATATGCCCATAAAAATGGGTTTCAAAGAAAAAATATGTTAACAGACCGTGCTAAATTAATGTATAACAACAAAGTTGCTGAACTAAGCGCGGCAAAGTTAAAAGCTTACGATGGCCACGACACGGTAGGGGCGATTGTTTTAGACAACCAAGGATCAATGGCGGCGGGGACCTCTACTAGTGGATTATTTATGAAAAAGCCTGGAAGAGTCGGCGATTCGCCGTTATCGGGATCCGGGTTTTATGTTGATAGTACAGTTGGTGGTGCTAGTGCAACTGGTTTAGGAGAAGATATTATGAAAGGATGTCTATCCTATGAAGTAGTTCGCCAGATGGGAATGCTACCTAACAAATCTGTTCAAGAAATTATTGATGTAGTTCTTTTTAATTTTCATCAAAAATTAAAAGCAAGGTTTGGTGAAGTTGGCGGAATTTCCTTAATTGCAATGCGAAACAACGGGGAATGAGGAGTAGCTAGCAATGTTGAATTTTCATTTGTGGTAGCTACTACAAATAAGCAACCACAAATCTATGTTGCTAATCCAAATGCCGATTTTACGAAAACTAATTATGATTTCGCAACCAAAGAATGACTAGATAACTATGAGAAAAGAATTAAGAGCCCACTTAAATAA
- a CDS encoding PTS lactose/cellobiose transporter subunit IIA translates to MEDIEMIAFKIISNAGDVFSHMYEALQNAKKGNWEESDQHVKTADEKLKAAHLVQTDLIQKEAQGEKTSYSILMVHAQDHLANAILSQVMFQELIEIYRNKK, encoded by the coding sequence ATGGAAGATATTGAAATGATTGCTTTTAAAATTATTTCAAATGCTGGAGATGTATTTTCTCATATGTATGAAGCATTACAAAACGCCAAAAAAGGTAATTGAGAGGAAAGCGATCAACATGTTAAAACAGCAGATGAAAAACTAAAAGCGGCCCATCTTGTGCAAACGGATTTAATTCAAAAGGAAGCCCAGGGTGAAAAAACCAGTTATTCAATTTTAATGGTGCATGCTCAGGATCATTTAGCCAACGCCATTCTAAGTCAAGTGATGTTCCAAGAATTAATTGAAATATATCGAAATAAGAAATAA
- a CDS encoding PTS transporter subunit EIIC, with amino-acid sequence MAGQRHIASLRDAFISYMPFLIVGSIFIIIANFPVNSWSDILDNKYPWLGSVLIFPKRITFDMMSFWITALVAYNLCKYYKLNPIFPIISSVGFFIALTPLVGSGEASDWWKASYIPFGGYAGTSGILLAIVCSIVVTEFFKFCRDKNVRIPMPAAVPPAVTASFAALTPLFLIIIFALVLRGLFGLTEWKYLPVMLEHFLAAPISQGFIGKLGGVVLVTVLGSLGWCFGINSSAINGIVRPFWSQLLPDNQAAFAHYRQAGEYLWNNFNIGVEDFYNYVTTGGAGSTLIIICIMAVFARSEKVKTICRIAIIPGIFNINEPFLFGIPIVLNPMMWIPLILAPLASALIAYGAMHFHLAHMPIGALNPWTLPIGVLGYFTNMHWTGPILQIVTACVAGVIWFPFIKFADMDEFKKENNLDTGVLNTFKTARRLGILPPIFGSLKNDLYWEKYTQKKPYKKELANVLKEKLNQEKMHKQKFTDNVLMLDDNFKTEAQTIEANKLSWLALKEECNAEIKTAKGELRIKIKELSKEQQKDKLLVNQIKNNYKTKIRQIKDSHQGELQTLWNKYQLTKQAGKNKIKTLKKDLRKQIGTTKLSLKNNLKTVTVDFRPLIKIEHQKLKELKQEWLQVYKQLKHTAKLEISYARKTKNKELKTAQEERDHLIHEAKIAGDDIKVSKLKRNFLKQQTEINNKFEDAVVIANAKIFNQKVKPSQLKSDYYKTELENKK; translated from the coding sequence GTGGCAGGTCAGCGTCATATTGCTTCGCTTCGGGATGCCTTTATTTCTTATATGCCCTTTTTAATTGTTGGTTCAATCTTTATTATTATTGCTAATTTTCCAGTAAATTCATGAAGCGATATTTTAGATAATAAATATCCGTGGTTAGGAAGTGTTTTAATTTTTCCGAAACGGATTACTTTTGATATGATGTCATTTTGAATTACTGCCTTAGTTGCTTATAATTTATGTAAATATTATAAATTAAATCCAATCTTTCCTATTATTTCTTCAGTCGGATTTTTTATTGCATTAACGCCATTAGTTGGTAGTGGGGAAGCTAGTGACTGGTGGAAAGCTTCTTATATTCCGTTTGGGGGATATGCTGGAACCAGTGGGATCTTGCTCGCAATTGTATGTAGTATTGTAGTAACTGAATTCTTTAAATTTTGTCGGGATAAAAATGTTCGAATTCCAATGCCCGCCGCAGTTCCCCCAGCGGTAACCGCTTCTTTTGCTGCTTTAACACCACTATTCTTAATTATTATTTTTGCTTTAGTCTTACGGGGGTTATTTGGATTAACAGAGTGAAAATACTTACCAGTTATGCTAGAACACTTTTTGGCGGCTCCGATTTCCCAAGGTTTCATTGGAAAATTAGGGGGCGTTGTGCTAGTAACCGTGTTAGGCAGTTTAGGATGATGCTTTGGGATAAACTCTTCGGCAATTAATGGTATTGTCCGGCCATTTTGATCACAATTATTACCAGATAATCAAGCAGCATTTGCCCATTATCGGCAAGCAGGTGAATATTTGTGAAATAACTTTAACATCGGAGTTGAGGACTTTTATAATTATGTAACAACCGGGGGAGCAGGAAGCACCTTAATTATTATTTGTATAATGGCAGTTTTTGCTCGGAGTGAAAAAGTCAAAACAATTTGTCGGATTGCGATTATTCCCGGAATCTTTAATATTAATGAACCATTTTTATTTGGAATTCCAATTGTGTTAAATCCAATGATGTGGATTCCCTTAATATTAGCACCATTGGCGTCTGCTTTAATTGCATATGGAGCAATGCACTTTCACCTAGCCCACATGCCGATTGGCGCGCTGAACCCATGGACCTTACCAATTGGCGTCCTGGGATATTTTACTAATATGCATTGAACAGGACCAATTTTACAAATTGTAACGGCCTGTGTAGCTGGGGTAATTTGGTTCCCTTTCATTAAATTTGCGGATATGGATGAATTTAAAAAAGAAAATAATCTTGACACCGGAGTTTTAAACACCTTTAAAACAGCGCGGCGCCTCGGAATTTTGCCACCAATTTTTGGCTCTTTAAAAAATGACCTTTATTGGGAAAAATACACCCAGAAAAAACCATATAAAAAAGAATTAGCAAATGTTTTAAAAGAAAAACTAAACCAAGAAAAAATGCATAAACAAAAATTTACCGATAATGTTCTGATGCTAGATGATAATTTTAAAACAGAAGCTCAAACAATTGAGGCAAATAAATTATCATGGTTAGCTTTAAAAGAGGAATGTAATGCCGAAATTAAAACAGCAAAAGGAGAGTTAAGAATTAAAATAAAAGAATTATCCAAAGAACAGCAAAAAGATAAATTACTAGTTAACCAAATTAAAAATAATTATAAAACTAAAATTAGACAAATTAAGGATAGTCATCAAGGTGAACTGCAAACATTATGAAATAAATACCAGTTAACAAAACAAGCAGGAAAAAATAAAATTAAAACGTTGAAAAAGGATCTTCGTAAACAAATCGGAACAACTAAACTTAGTTTAAAAAATAATTTAAAAACAGTTACTGTTGACTTTAGACCATTAATTAAAATTGAACATCAAAAATTAAAAGAATTAAAACAAGAATGGTTGCAAGTTTATAAGCAATTAAAACATACAGCTAAATTAGAAATTAGTTACGCAAGAAAAACAAAAAATAAAGAATTAAAAACTGCACAAGAAGAACGCGACCATTTAATTCATGAAGCAAAAATTGCGGGTGATGATATTAAAGTTAGCAAGTTGAAACGTAATTTTTTAAAACAACAAACAGAAATTAATAATAAGTTTGAAGATGCTGTTGTAATTGCTAACGCCAAAATCTTTAACCAAAAAGTTAAACCAAGTCAATTAAAAAGTGATTACTACAAAACTGAACTTGAAAATAAAAAATAA
- a CDS encoding PTS sugar transporter subunit IIB, whose protein sequence is MNIVLICFAGMSTSMLVRKMQEAADNRGISAKIWATGATTAIDDLEEEKVDCILIGPQARYDLDKMIPIAEEQDCPIDVISSDLYGTFDGEKVLDMALDLIKSY, encoded by the coding sequence ATGAATATTGTGTTAATATGTTTTGCTGGGATGAGCACTTCAATGTTAGTAAGAAAAATGCAAGAGGCAGCCGATAATAGAGGAATTAGTGCCAAAATTTGAGCAACAGGTGCTACCACAGCAATTGATGATTTAGAAGAAGAAAAAGTAGATTGTATTTTGATTGGACCACAAGCTAGATATGATTTGGACAAAATGATTCCGATTGCCGAAGAACAAGATTGCCCAATTGATGTTATTAGCTCAGATTTGTACGGAACTTTTGATGGTGAAAAAGTTTTAGACATGGCATTAGATCTAATTAAAAGCTACTAA
- the pepV gene encoding dipeptidase PepV, with amino-acid sequence MKILKGTFKMDNLIKKEIIKNNDKFLEDLITFLKINTVKDGALENMPFGKGVARGLAFLLNWSKQQGFTVINLNEMIGYLEYGESEEYIAVLGHLDVVLAGNNWVTDPFEPVIMENKIYARGALDDKGPLFANLYAIKILKDLGYYPKTKIRIIFGTDEESRGLGINYYNSKEKPPIMGYTPDSVFPVVFAEKGIFTYWLNKKNNNFANQIFNLKGGERSNVVPDYCEVTLKNLNFDLVAQLNDFLQQYNTNYQYQFEIKNDNGSWKIQSHGITAHASTPEEGNNAIHNLLKLITWLPLVHDDNYNFIKFIANNFTYDGAKMNCQVKNTEMGDLTMSLGLIEQDDKVIKCKFNVRYPQNTNMPDLITRLTKIIDPFDIYLSEENDTPALYFSKTTPMIQILHNTYQKVTGYQDELVPSKGSTYAKLMPNIVAFGATFPGEETTEHQPNEFIDLQKLFKAMEIYANAMIALSK; translated from the coding sequence ATGAAAATTTTGAAAGGAACGTTTAAAATGGATAACTTAATTAAAAAAGAAATTATTAAAAACAATGATAAATTTTTAGAAGACCTTATAACATTTTTAAAAATCAATACTGTCAAAGATGGTGCTCTAGAGAACATGCCATTTGGAAAGGGAGTTGCTAGGGGGTTAGCGTTTTTATTAAATTGATCAAAACAACAAGGTTTTACAGTTATTAATCTTAACGAGATGATTGGTTATTTAGAATATGGTGAAAGCGAAGAATATATTGCAGTACTGGGTCACTTAGATGTGGTTCTCGCCGGTAATAATTGAGTTACCGATCCTTTTGAACCAGTTATTATGGAAAATAAAATTTATGCGCGGGGAGCTCTGGATGATAAAGGGCCACTATTTGCTAACCTATATGCAATTAAAATTTTAAAAGATTTAGGTTATTATCCGAAAACTAAAATTCGTATTATTTTTGGAACTGATGAAGAATCACGAGGGTTAGGAATTAATTACTATAATAGTAAAGAAAAACCACCAATAATGGGATATACCCCAGATAGTGTATTTCCTGTTGTGTTTGCGGAAAAAGGAATTTTTACTTATTGGTTAAATAAGAAAAATAATAATTTTGCTAACCAAATTTTTAATTTAAAAGGTGGAGAGCGTTCAAATGTTGTTCCTGATTATTGTGAAGTAACCTTAAAAAATTTAAATTTTGATTTAGTTGCCCAACTTAATGATTTTTTACAACAATATAATACAAATTATCAATATCAATTTGAAATAAAAAATGATAATGGTTCTTGAAAAATACAATCCCATGGAATAACTGCTCATGCTAGTACTCCGGAAGAAGGAAATAATGCCATTCATAACTTGCTTAAATTAATTACATGGTTACCATTAGTTCATGATGATAACTATAATTTTATTAAGTTTATTGCCAATAATTTTACTTATGATGGAGCAAAAATGAATTGTCAAGTTAAAAATACTGAAATGGGAGATTTAACTATGAGTTTAGGATTGATTGAACAAGATGACAAGGTAATTAAATGTAAATTTAATGTACGTTATCCCCAAAATACTAATATGCCTGATTTAATTACTCGCTTAACAAAAATTATTGATCCCTTCGATATTTATCTTAGTGAAGAAAATGATACTCCTGCTCTATATTTTTCAAAAACCACCCCGATGATTCAAATTTTACATAATACATATCAAAAGGTAACTGGTTATCAAGATGAACTGGTACCTTCGAAAGGATCAACTTATGCTAAGTTAATGCCTAATATTGTAGCATTTGGAGCAACTTTCCCTGGTGAGGAAACAACAGAGCATCAACCAAATGAATTTATTGATTTACAAAAATTATTTAAAGCAATGGAAATTTATGCCAATGCTATGATTGCGTTAAGTAAATAA
- a CDS encoding Hsp33 family molecular chaperone HslO, giving the protein MDKIIKVVSKNHHTKITVVDATESLNEIIRLQETNPLATIALSRVAIGTILIGSDMKGPDNKITTIINGNGPIGTIMAEYTDHHIRAFCANPQFDETKIKKEKNVISQVVGTDGYLQVIKDLGMKEPFTGQIDLVSGEINLDFTYYLVKSEQIKSVIACSVKLNDDGTINKAAGLFAQLLPDHEEEDIDYLEAKVENLGSITEKLIKENDLNNIYKLIDDEAKVLSEETFIFKCSCSREKALMSIKLLGEEQLHDIVEKNNDVEIVCDFCRTKYIIKPEEVAKMFLT; this is encoded by the coding sequence ATGGATAAAATTATAAAAGTTGTTAGTAAAAATCATCATACCAAAATTACAGTTGTTGATGCCACAGAAAGTTTAAATGAAATTATTAGACTACAGGAAACTAACCCATTAGCAACGATTGCATTATCACGAGTTGCCATTGGGACAATTTTAATTGGCAGTGATATGAAAGGACCAGACAATAAAATTACAACGATTATTAATGGGAATGGTCCAATTGGAACTATTATGGCTGAATATACTGATCATCATATCCGGGCATTTTGTGCTAATCCCCAGTTTGATGAAACAAAAATTAAAAAAGAAAAAAATGTTATTTCACAAGTAGTGGGAACTGATGGATATTTACAAGTAATTAAAGATTTAGGAATGAAAGAACCTTTTACAGGACAAATTGATTTAGTATCAGGAGAAATTAACCTTGACTTTACTTATTATTTAGTTAAAAGTGAGCAAATAAAATCAGTAATTGCTTGTTCAGTAAAATTAAATGATGATGGAACTATTAATAAAGCAGCAGGATTATTTGCCCAACTATTACCTGATCATGAAGAAGAAGACATTGATTACTTAGAAGCAAAAGTTGAAAATCTTGGTAGCATTACGGAAAAATTAATTAAAGAAAATGATCTTAATAATATTTATAAATTAATTGATGATGAAGCAAAAGTTTTATCAGAAGAAACCTTTATTTTTAAATGTTCTTGTTCTCGTGAAAAAGCATTAATGTCAATTAAGTTATTAGGTGAAGAACAATTGCATGATATTGTGGAAAAAAATAATGATGTTGAAATTGTGTGTGATTTTTGCCGCACAAAATATATTATTAAACCAGAAGAAGTTGCAAAAATGTTTTTAACATAA
- a CDS encoding ABC transporter ATP-binding protein, whose amino-acid sequence MAEQKDKVTEPKSEAPKAAKPAKAKKEKHDNSALKEFKAKLKEQRKKTKQYSKRILKGEIISTTGEQPNTDKYVIELVDVKKSYLTGELETPVLKGVDLKLEKGDFIVILGPSGSGKTTLLNIISGLDKVTSGDVFVIGYNLSLLKDVDLTKFRRDNVGFIFQQYNLLTNLTAKENAEVGENLSKAKNKDMTINDIFKTIGMEEQMNKYPHQMSGGQQQRVSIARALAKNPDILFGDEPTGALDEEMGRKVLEILVEVNKKYKTTVIIVTHNPNIADIGNTVIHVRNGLIDQIKHNANPKKPSEIDWS is encoded by the coding sequence ATGGCTGAGCAAAAAGATAAGGTTACTGAGCCAAAATCAGAAGCGCCCAAAGCTGCTAAACCAGCTAAAGCAAAAAAAGAAAAACATGATAACAGTGCGTTAAAAGAATTTAAAGCAAAATTAAAAGAACAACGCAAAAAAACTAAACAATATTCAAAACGAATTTTAAAAGGAGAAATTATTTCAACTACTGGTGAACAACCAAATACTGATAAATACGTTATTGAATTAGTGGATGTTAAAAAATCATACCTAACAGGTGAATTAGAAACACCAGTCTTAAAGGGAGTTGACCTAAAACTAGAAAAAGGGGATTTTATTGTTATCTTAGGACCTTCTGGTTCAGGGAAAACAACATTGTTAAATATTATTTCTGGATTAGATAAAGTAACTAGTGGTGATGTGTTTGTGATTGGTTATAACTTGTCATTATTAAAAGATGTTGACTTAACTAAATTCCGTCGTGACAATGTCGGATTCATTTTCCAACAATATAACTTATTAACTAACTTAACAGCAAAAGAAAATGCTGAAGTAGGGGAAAACTTAAGTAAGGCAAAAAATAAAGATATGACAATTAATGATATCTTTAAAACAATTGGAATGGAAGAACAAATGAACAAATATCCCCACCAAATGTCTGGGGGACAACAACAACGGGTTTCAATTGCGAGAGCCTTAGCCAAAAATCCCGACATTCTTTTCGGAGACGAACCAACGGGGGCGTTAGATGAAGAAATGGGACGAAAAGTGTTAGAAATTTTAGTGGAAGTTAATAAAAAATATAAAACAACCGTAATTATTGTTACCCATAACCCAAATATTGCCGATATTGGAAATACTGTTATTCATGTGCGAAATGGTTTAATTGACCAAATTAAACACAATGCTAATCCCAAAAAACCAAGTGAAATTGATTGATCTTAG
- a CDS encoding ABC transporter permease → MLKHQDKFAFSYDLTFYYEVFKNSTNVVPDYYLYITNGTENINPITKTWIDNLIITQGVNDLKNNKIVITDKFAKDNNYQIGSALDFGILGTIIPELNQPTISGYGTKIDTLSQSSDFSMTGDAKKYAAVFVNKNILQELYSKAWQQPNKSNSFKFHIDQRVNFMNGSDYQTLKNVFSATNDQDKTIYDMGTAVFTSFGNLKPVSSINSMNMMVTIYTILGVVMIILAFVFISFVMKKEMNKTRKQLGIFKALGYRTSELSWIFTVKTLITILLGVICGYLISIPLQIYMYGQFEKTVTFAYNQDYYAAGFMVILFIVIPLIFTVASYISTFLYIKEPVLSLVNNGAKATKKVRTGLVYRSLAKRGKAFTWRLQMAFTARNKGKFALVIILFFYSSFILILMLGAVGVGKSIVSGMFNNLNPNLDHQETFRNFPKTNSNNKGKLTVVDDFYQKLDFKYQTYQNVEDINFNNNSADLFHQDVIKIDPTAPDAKDQYFDLFNKYQVVNGSVNQHLYLRDLQTIFLATQNNSFGKSGAINPSQYSAFSSLMLNSLMMGANANTIVTFNELWYNPTNETTVYGLPVVPDGNLDENNMQIIGLSNDQKIGGLYTSAFSWKGINNEQITKIFADYSSSDNTIPGIISIKLAKDGKYKIGDTIKVKSATPNKIGVNVKVEGIIKNDTIGANIYTGYHNLINNLFATNTIDPNDPSKNIYSGLYSQQHLYEGKIDLNDMANSISKLKFIGNNLSIAASPGQTLLEALTNLQTQAVSATLVSATSDFSMLPLNILKSSIDDMLDKQNNSMILFEVLTALIVLILLAVVVMVIIDEVMPIILTMKAIGYKNSQINFAIMGSYVIAIVITFIVSWLASMLAWQGMGLLLYSLFKIVIDIPIDYQGPLIALAVIIVILGTSWLVAMNTIKRRKVTQITE, encoded by the coding sequence ATGTTAAAGCATCAAGATAAATTTGCTTTTTCATATGATTTAACATTTTATTACGAAGTTTTTAAAAATAGTACCAATGTCGTTCCAGATTATTACCTATATATTACCAACGGAACGGAAAATATTAATCCCATCACGAAAACTTGAATTGATAATTTAATTATTACGCAAGGAGTAAATGATTTAAAAAATAATAAAATTGTTATTACTGATAAATTTGCCAAAGATAACAATTATCAAATTGGTTCTGCGTTAGATTTTGGAATTTTAGGAACAATTATTCCGGAATTAAACCAACCAACTATTAGCGGGTACGGAACTAAAATTGATACTTTATCCCAATCTAGTGATTTTTCAATGACTGGCGATGCCAAGAAATATGCGGCAGTTTTTGTTAACAAAAATATTCTGCAAGAACTATATAGCAAAGCATGACAACAACCCAATAAATCAAATAGTTTCAAGTTTCATATTGACCAACGAGTAAATTTTATGAATGGTAGTGATTATCAAACCTTAAAAAATGTGTTTAGTGCTACTAATGATCAAGATAAAACAATTTATGATATGGGAACAGCAGTTTTCACTAGTTTTGGAAATCTAAAGCCAGTTAGTTCAATTAACTCGATGAATATGATGGTTACCATCTACACAATTTTGGGGGTGGTAATGATTATCTTAGCTTTTGTTTTTATTAGTTTCGTAATGAAAAAAGAAATGAATAAAACAAGAAAGCAGTTAGGTATTTTTAAAGCTCTCGGTTATCGAACAAGTGAATTATCATGAATATTTACGGTCAAGACTTTGATCACTATTTTATTAGGAGTTATTTGTGGTTATTTAATTTCAATTCCATTACAAATTTATATGTATGGTCAATTTGAAAAAACCGTAACTTTTGCTTATAACCAGGATTACTATGCAGCCGGGTTTATGGTTATCCTCTTCATTGTAATTCCGTTAATCTTTACAGTTGCCTCTTATATTTCAACTTTCTTGTATATTAAAGAACCAGTTTTATCATTAGTTAATAACGGAGCAAAAGCAACCAAAAAAGTTCGCACTGGTTTAGTGTACCGTTCACTTGCTAAGCGTGGTAAAGCATTTACCTGAAGATTACAGATGGCATTTACGGCTCGGAACAAAGGAAAATTTGCTTTAGTAATTATTTTATTCTTCTATTCTTCATTTATTTTAATTCTAATGTTAGGAGCAGTCGGCGTTGGAAAATCAATTGTTAGTGGAATGTTTAATAATTTAAATCCCAACCTTGACCACCAAGAAACTTTTCGGAATTTTCCGAAAACTAATAGTAATAATAAAGGAAAGTTAACAGTTGTGGATGATTTTTATCAAAAGTTAGATTTTAAATATCAAACTTATCAAAATGTTGAAGATATTAATTTTAATAATAATAGTGCTGATTTATTTCACCAGGATGTTATTAAGATTGATCCAACTGCTCCAGATGCAAAAGATCAATATTTTGATTTATTTAATAAGTACCAAGTTGTTAACGGTAGTGTGAATCAACATTTATATTTACGTGATTTACAAACAATCTTTTTAGCAACCCAAAATAATAGTTTTGGTAAGAGTGGTGCTATTAATCCAAGTCAATATAGTGCGTTTTCATCATTAATGCTAAACTCACTAATGATGGGAGCAAATGCCAATACAATTGTTACATTTAATGAATTATGATATAATCCTACAAATGAAACTACAGTTTATGGATTGCCCGTTGTTCCGGATGGTAATTTAGATGAAAATAATATGCAAATTATTGGACTATCAAATGATCAAAAAATAGGAGGATTATATACTTCTGCTTTTAGTTGAAAAGGAATTAACAATGAACAAATAACAAAAATATTTGCTGACTATAGTAGTAGTGATAATACTATTCCCGGAATAATTTCAATTAAATTAGCAAAAGATGGTAAATACAAAATTGGTGACACCATTAAAGTTAAATCAGCAACTCCAAATAAGATTGGGGTAAATGTTAAAGTTGAAGGAATTATTAAAAATGATACAATTGGTGCAAACATTTATACTGGTTATCATAATTTAATTAATAATCTGTTTGCCACTAATACAATTGACCCGAATGATCCAAGTAAAAATATTTATAGTGGTCTTTATTCCCAACAACATTTATATGAAGGAAAAATTGATTTAAATGATATGGCAAATTCAATTTCTAAATTAAAATTTATTGGTAATAATTTATCAATTGCGGCCAGTCCTGGCCAAACTCTCCTAGAAGCATTAACTAATTTACAAACGCAAGCTGTTAGTGCAACCTTAGTTAGTGCAACTTCTGATTTCTCAATGTTACCATTAAATATTTTAAAATCTTCAATTGATGATATGCTTGATAAACAGAATAATTCAATGATCTTGTTTGAAGTTTTAACCGCTTTAATTGTTCTAATTTTATTAGCTGTCGTAGTAATGGTTATTATTGATGAAGTAATGCCAATTATTTTAACAATGAAAGCAATTGGATATAAGAATAGTCAAATCAATTTTGCAATTATGGGTAGTTATGTTATTGCAATAGTTATTACTTTTATTGTGTCATGGTTAGCATCAATGTTAGCATGACAAGGAATGGGATTATTATTGTATTCATTATTTAAAATAGTAATTGATATTCCAATTGACTACCAAGGACCATTAATTGCTTTAGCAGTTATTATAGTAATTTTAGGAACTTCTTGGTTAGTAGCAATGAATACTATCAAAAGACGAAAAGTAACTCAGATTACTGAATAA